CCAATATCGCCAAGCCAGTGGGGCCTTCTCGTTGCCTGCGGTAGAGATCATCGATGCACCCCGCTTTGGCTACCGTGGGTTACATCTGGACGTAGCCCGCAACTTCCAGCCTAAAGACGTGGTGCTCCGGTTGCTCGACGTCATGGCCCTTTACAAACTCAACCGGTTTCATTTTCACCTGACCGACGACGAAGGCTGGCGGCTGGCGATTGATGGCCTGCCTGAGCTAACTGAAATCGGGGGTTGCCGAGGACACACGGAAACCGAGTTGGACTGCCTCATCCCTTCTTACGGCTCAGGCCCTGAGGCCGGACGGCTACCCGGAAGCGGCTACTACACCCGTGAAGACTTTATCGAAATCCTTCGCTATGCCACAGCCCGGCACATCGAGGTGATTCCGGAGATCGACATGCCCGGCCACGCGCGTGCTGCTATTAAAGCTATGGAAGCCCGCTACGCGCGCTTAAAGGCGAAAGGACTCTCTGAGTCCGAAGCCGCTGCCTACCGCCTGATTGATCCGGCGGACACGTCCACTTACCGCTCTGTACAAGGCTGGGACGACAATGTGATCAACGTTTGCCTGCCTTCGACCTATCACTTTTTAGAAAAAGTGATAACAGAGCTCCAACGGCTGTATGCCGAGGCCGGGGCCCCACTGCGCGTGGTACATACCGGTGGCGACGAAGTGCCTCACGGCGCTTGGAGCGGCTCTCCAGCCTGCCAAGCGCTGATGCGGTCCGAAGGGATCCAGGATCCGGCCGAGCTACAGCCATATTTTCTGCAACGGTTTCATCAGATCTTGAGGCAGCGGGGTTTGCGCACAGCAGGATGGGAAGAAATCGCCCTTGTTAGTACCGAAGAAAACCATCGGCGCGTCCATCGCCCTAATCCACGCTTCCGCAACGAAGGCTTTCTGGTTTATGCCTGGAACAACATTTGGGGTAGTGGCGCCGAAGATCATGCCTATCGGCTGGCCAATGCCGGCTATGACGTGGTGCTTTCTCTGGCCTCAAACCTATACTTTGACTTGGCCTACACCAAACACCCCGAGGAAGCGGGGCTCTACTGGGCAGGATTTGTGGACAACGATACACCCTATCGCTTGGAACCTTTCGAGCTGTTTCTAGGCCCCCTCTATGACTGGCTGGGCCGGCCGCTGCCGCCGGAAAGATTTGCGCACCATGAACGGCTGACGCCAGAAGGCCAGCGCCACATTGTCGGCATTCAAGGACAGCTCTGGGGGGAAACGCTGCGCACGCCTGACCGCGTCTTCTACATGGCCCTACCACGCCTGCTCGCACTGGCCGAACGGGCCTGGGCCCGGCAACCCGAATGGAGCCAAATTCAGGACTCCGACGCCCGCCGTCAGGCTTTCGAGAAAGCATGGAATGAATTTGCTAATCGCCTAGGCCAGCGCGAGCTGCCCCGCCTAGATGTGGTGTATCCTGACGCCTCCTACCGCCTACCTCCGCCAGGAGCTGTGGTCGAAAACGGCTATCTAAAAGCCAATGTGGCCCTACCTGGCCTAGCCATCCACTACACGCTCGACGGCAGCGAGCCCACACCAGCCTCACCCCGCTACACCACGCCCGTTCGGCTCGAAGGCCACGGCGAAGTGCGGCTGCGCACATTCGACACCCGCGGCCGCGGCAGCCGTAGCGTACGCGTTGTTTATTAAGTACGAAAAAGGCGATCCAAAAGCTGCTCCAAAACGGCATGCAAAGGCTTATAGGCCTCAAGGGGCTGGGCCAGAAGGGTCTCTGCAGGCTGCACGTAGGCCGAACGCTGCCGGGCAGCATCGAGCTCGGCTCCCCCAGCCTGGACCAGTGCGGCCACGCTCTCAGGCGTCATTTCCAAGTGAAATTGTAAACCTAAGGCCTGATCGTTCCAGAGAAAAGCCTGGTGGGCATAAGCTGCACTTTCCATAAGATGCACTGCCCCTGGCGGTAGGTCGAACGTGTCCCCGTGCCAATGAAAAACCATTAGCTGATCCGGAAGATCAACCAGAAACGGACAGGAGCGACCTTGCGGCGTACGCCATACGGGAAACCAGCCGATTTCGGGCTGCGGGCCGGGATAAACGCGCCCACCCAACACCTCAGCCAACAGCTGTGCTCCTAGGCATATCCCGAGCACGGGTTTACCAGCCTCAAGCACAGCACGTAAAAATGCTTTTTCTGCACGAAGCCAGCTGTAGCGGTCTTCATCGTAGACCCCCATAGGTCCCCCCATGACAATCACCCCGTCGACAGTATCGGGAGCGGGCAAGACATCCCCGGCAAAAAAACGCGTAAACGCAAGGCTATAGCCGCGCTGCTGTGCCCAAGGAGCAATCTGCGCTGGCCCTTCGAAGGCAACATGCTGAAGCACGTGAAG
This Rhodothermus bifroesti DNA region includes the following protein-coding sequences:
- a CDS encoding type 1 glutamine amidotransferase, which produces MQLHVLQHVAFEGPAQIAPWAQQRGYSLAFTRFFAGDVLPAPDTVDGVIVMGGPMGVYDEDRYSWLRAEKAFLRAVLEAGKPVLGICLGAQLLAEVLGGRVYPGPQPEIGWFPVWRTPQGRSCPFLVDLPDQLMVFHWHGDTFDLPPGAVHLMESAAYAHQAFLWNDQALGLQFHLEMTPESVAALVQAGGAELDAARQRSAYVQPAETLLAQPLEAYKPLHAVLEQLLDRLFRT
- a CDS encoding family 20 glycosylhydrolase, which produces MDPLKSFIYGALLLTAPAFAQYPAAERITLYWGLSANQENGRARWELTLVNQDTVALPASGWTLFFNFMRPIDAQSVSPMVRLTHINGDFYRLEPTETFTPLPAGARRTLTFESLGPILKAIDAPTGFYFVFRDTEGQALPPAPVRDVRILPFVSAFQTQSHPADQRPSPTPALDYYQNAYLHLLPSETLIPVIPTPYHLSRQAGSCQLDRATTITYEPALAREADFLAQALTPLLGTRPHLVEGGEVQKGIRLQLGTVRLPDTGQQVSSEAYHLLIHPATGVTITGSDPSGVFYGIQTLRQLIDPSQYRQASGAFSLPAVEIIDAPRFGYRGLHLDVARNFQPKDVVLRLLDVMALYKLNRFHFHLTDDEGWRLAIDGLPELTEIGGCRGHTETELDCLIPSYGSGPEAGRLPGSGYYTREDFIEILRYATARHIEVIPEIDMPGHARAAIKAMEARYARLKAKGLSESEAAAYRLIDPADTSTYRSVQGWDDNVINVCLPSTYHFLEKVITELQRLYAEAGAPLRVVHTGGDEVPHGAWSGSPACQALMRSEGIQDPAELQPYFLQRFHQILRQRGLRTAGWEEIALVSTEENHRRVHRPNPRFRNEGFLVYAWNNIWGSGAEDHAYRLANAGYDVVLSLASNLYFDLAYTKHPEEAGLYWAGFVDNDTPYRLEPFELFLGPLYDWLGRPLPPERFAHHERLTPEGQRHIVGIQGQLWGETLRTPDRVFYMALPRLLALAERAWARQPEWSQIQDSDARRQAFEKAWNEFANRLGQRELPRLDVVYPDASYRLPPPGAVVENGYLKANVALPGLAIHYTLDGSEPTPASPRYTTPVRLEGHGEVRLRTFDTRGRGSRSVRVVY